A stretch of Lactuca sativa cultivar Salinas chromosome 6, Lsat_Salinas_v11, whole genome shotgun sequence DNA encodes these proteins:
- the LOC111891402 gene encoding CRAL-TRIO domain-containing protein C23B6.04c: protein MNLQPKKSNSNVALTPEDEQKMIIEVRDTIKKQKSLEKIKQHRPDEFSRFCSDESISRYLRARNWNVKKAVKMLESSLIWRMNYKPEEIRWEHVAAEAETGKIYRSSFTDKKGRVVLVMRPKFQNSKSTKSQIKYLVYCMENAIQNLPSDQEQMIWLIDFHGFNLSNISINSTKETANILQNQYPERLGLAILYNPPKFFEPFYKMVKPFLEPKTANKVKFVYADDPNTKGIMDNLFCMDELESAFGGKDEEYFDIKKYAEKMIEDDAKRIAFHSGEKCSEPNVDSNSNSKKGTS from the exons ATGAATCTGCAACCAAAGAAATCAAACTCAAATGTCGCGTTGACGCCAGAAGATGAACAGAAAATG ATCATTGAGGTCCGTGACACGATCAAGAAACAGAAATCACTCGAGAAGATCAAACAGCATCGTCCAGATGAGTTTTCTCGTTTTTGTTCTGATGAATCAATATCAAGATATCTAAGAGCACGAAATTGGAACGTTAAAAAGGCTGTAAAAATGCTCGAAAGTTCCTTGATTTGGCGAATGAATTATAAACCCGAAGAGATTCGTTGG GAACATGTTGCTGCCGAGGCTGAAACCGGGAAAATTTACAGGTCGAGTTTTACAGACAAAAAAGGGAGGGTAGTTCTTGTTATGAGGCCTAAATTCCAG AATTCCAAGTCAACAAAATCGCAAATAAAGTATTTGGTGTATTGCATGGAGAACGCGATACAAAATTTGCCTTCCGATCAAGAACAAATGATTTGGTTGATTGATTTTCATGGATTTAATTTGTCAAACATATCAATAAATTCAACAAAGGAAACCGCAAATATCTTACAAAATCAATATCCAGAAAGACTCGGGTTAGCAATTCTATATAATCCACCCAAATTCTTTGAACCTTTTTATAAG ATGGTAAAACCTTTCCTAGAGCCGAAGACAGCAAACAAAGTGAAATTCGTTTATGCAGATGATCCAAATACGAAGGGCATTATGGACAATTTGTTTTGCATGGATGAACTTGAGTCAGCATTTGGTGGAAAAGATGAAGAATATTTTGATATTAAGAAATATGCGGAGAAGATGATAGAAGATGATGCAAAAAGGATTGCCTTTCATAGTGGAGAAAAATGCTCAGAGCCCAATGTCGATTCGAATTCCAATAGCAAGAAAGGAACGTCTTGA